GTAAGAGGTGGGGGAGCGGGACTTGATGTGAGCAGAGATTCTATTGAAAATAGTCAATTAAGATCGCCACATATAGTGGCAAATTAATGGGAGGCAAGAGTTGACCTTTTATATTATCAAGACTTGAGTTTTGTATGGTGACCGCCAGGCCAAAAGTCTAGTGGCTACTTGATGCAGCCGCGCATGCACCAAGCGCTTGAAACGATGAGCAATAGATCtcataaaattattttaccaaaaaaaaaaaggtagatcTCATAAAGTAACGAATGATATATTTGCATAAATACAGTGTTGGGTGTATGTCTTTTGTATTACAACCTCTTTAGTTGTTGACTGAGCATATACATCTTTAAGATTAAGCGTTTGTTTCTTCTTAGCAAAGTACTCATTAAATGTGTACCTGGGCTTCCAACTTTTCTGCAGCCGTGTCTCTCTGCTTCAAAACTTAACAGTAATGTTCAAATAATCAAAACTAGGATATGATTACCATATCCATACAATTAGAAGTGTAAGAACTGAACATATCCATGTTGAGAAACGAACTGGGTTTTGATTTGCAGAATTTGGTAAGAATGGATAGGCTTCTGGCGGGGGCATCATACACTCATCACCATTGAAGTATACTTTCCGGGGAAATGCCCATCCTTGCTTGAGTGTAAAAGTGTCCTTGTCCTTTCGAAGAAGTACCTCAGATTGGACATTTCCAAATTGTCCTGCTTCCATTAGCAGATCGTTGTAGAATTTCATGCCATAAAACATCCCTGTATCATCTGCATTTCACATTACATTCATGTCAGCTCGACATCTTCTAGCACTCTCCCCCTTTTTGCAAGACAAAAAAATGCATGTCACTTACTGATGGCTCCGTAGGGTTCGAGTGGCTTGTAATCAAAGCTAAAAACTTcagtcacgttgttgagattggGATGCTGAACGACGAGAGTCCATTGCGTGTAGTTCATCCGGTAATTGAAGTTAGTGATTGCTATCTTTGCCCTCCAGTAATCCCTGTAGTTGATCTTCACATGCCAGTGCACCCTGACAGGGCACATGTGGTGCGTGCACTGGAGCAGCGGTGCATTATCTTTTCTCGGAGTGTTTATTCCAACCACGCTAAGAAGCTTGGAGTCGCTCCTGCATCATTAGGCATTTGAGTTGGGATCCTTTACATGATACAGTGAACAGGCAAATGATATATATTGTTTTGGTACTACTATTAGATAGACGTGAGCTCACTTGAtgcattttttcttgttttcacaaCCGCAAGCACAAGATGCGCAAGGAGTGATCGTCTCATTGTAGAAGGACGAGAAGGAAACACAGCAGCTGGGGTGTTTTCGAGCTAAGAACTGGGAATAGGTGCACGTCACGTTCCATGTCACTGCAGAGAGAAAGCAAGCATGCATTGAGGGGGAAATCGATAACTACTAGTAGAGATGACTTGCAGAGCCAAAAACCATCAAACAGTTGTTAAGGAGAAGGGCCATCATACTCAGGGCCTGAGTTTTGCGGCGACGATCGGGAGTGAGAAAATTGGTTGGAGGAACCACCTTTGCAGGGCCGCAGGTATAACCTGGTCCTGGACCGAGCAAAGTGAAGTTTTTGGGAAGTTTGACAGTCTTGTTTGAAGTACCCGCTTGGCCAACGCTGACTTGGAAGGCAGAAACGGAAGCCTGTGGATCTTGGCCCCAGGAAGACAAGACTCCACCTTTGCAGCAGTTGGTGAATTGTTGGTTGTAAGGAACACCAGGGAGGAGGTCTACAACGGTTGGGGTCTTCTTGCAACAATGTGGGATGTTGGCTTTGAACTTGGAGCAGTCACCTTGTTCAGTGGTTTGCGCACCCACCATAGTCCAAATTACTTCTTTCTTAGCCCACGTCCATCCCAGCGTCCAGCCAGGACTCATGACGTGCCGGTACATTTGGAAATTGTTCATCGTCACAGCAGCCTTGGGAAAGCATCAAGATTACTCATCAATTCACTCTATCTATAACGTAATATCATACTAGCGAGGAAGGGGAAGAGGACGCACCACATAGCCATCCGGAGTCCAAGACATTACATCCCATTTGATTGTTATGTTCCCATTTGGATCCAACGGGTCGTACGCAGCTGCAAAAAAACCACAAAAGTTACGTGGAACTACGTAGAAAATGCTCAATAATAAATGCAACTGAGATCGAGAAATCAACTTGGTAATACCTGCAAAAGGAAGGAGGAGAAGGAAGCAGCCTGCTAGAACAGGACTGATCATTTTTCGTCCGAGAAATTTTGATCAGTTTTTTCTCATTCGATACGAGCGTTTTGTAATTGTCTCATTCGATATCAAACTGATGATGGCATGCAATGTAGGGTTGAACTGGGGTTATCAAAGAACCAGTTTGTTGGCAACTATCTACCCAGGTGGAGACTGAGATGCTAACCAAGGAAAGAGATGCGCAAAGGGAAGTATTTGAAAGTCGGGACTCGGGAGGGCTTTACCAAATACCAACTGGTTGTTGGTTTATCATTGGTGTGTTTCTTACATGTTTTGAATGATGTTGTTAAAGAGTTTCTGCATCTGGAAGcaaagatttggtggatttttgaGAATGAGCAGTACATCGGAGCGGCCATGCTTCGGTTAGAGAAGTTGACAGGTACTAGAAAATTGCTTACTATAGAAGTTGACAGGTACCAGAAAATTACCAGTACCACATCGAAACTTTCTAGACTTTGTAGTTAAAACCTAACCACTGCTCTTCACGTCAATGTGGTTAATTAGGAAAATgaaggcaaggcaccaattcACCAACTTCATATCTGATTCTACCCCcaaaaataaatcaataaaaataagaaagtgaAGAGGTCTAGAAAGTAGAAAGCAGGAGTTTTTCATGATGAACCCACAGCACAAGCGTCCTGAGTCAGAACTGGGAAAGTAGGAGTTTGAATCATCAAGTAAAAGGCTAATGAGTCTGGAGCAGAATGTCGGTGTTGGTGTCATTCCAGTAACCAAGAATTCTGAAAATAAACAGAGACACCGCAACCAACTTGAGAAAAGCTCAACTTCTCTGggatttgattctttttttttttttttttctgtttgtgtgttttggtggggggggggggtgtttgTTTATATTCGTAAACAGCTGCTGCAACTATTCCGTTCCAAATTCAGCTGATTCATCAAATAGTGAACGCTAATTTCCTATATAAATGTCTCAAATCGCAATTATCCTAACAGCTTCTCATGTTAGTGTGCCAAATGCATGTAAATTTACAATGTAAAAACTGAATTAGAAATTAGTAGATTTTAAGATCGCACGCAaagcttggtttttttttttttcctttttgaaaaaaaaaaaagggaaaagattgCATAGTGGTCCGACTTGATGCTTTCCACTTTTCTTGGCATGGTGGCAATGCTCCTGCTTCGCCAAGCAAGAAATTTATCTCGCTTGGGCCGAACGACTCCCTGAAACTCGACGGGGCCAACCATGATTTCCTCACGTTTAGAGTTTCTGTATGCTCGGATAAAGCATACGCTTGACTTTTTCTTTCCCAAGCAAAGAGCAGCACAAaagaaaatatacaaaatgaAGCTTTATTTATGGCAATAAACTTTTTTAGTTttcccaagaaaagaaaaacttaagAAAAATATTCAAAGTGCATTGGTGCAAAGAGTCGGAAATTGTTGATTCCTCGGGCAGCCATCCCTCCAATACTTGATGCACCATTTGGATTGACGGAAAGGAAGGGAAATGATACCGATGGCAAAGACAGGGAGGTGGCTTCTATCCATCTTGTTTGAGTTAAGcgtggaaggaaaagaaaggaaatactgaaattttctttgaatcaaagaaggaaaagagaggaaagtaaaagattaagtgttaatttactagaaaagatagaaaaaattggctttttaaaaaaaatttaagttgtttcaattaattttattttattttcttccattCTCGACCACTCTTTGGTGCTAAATGTAGTTCAATAAAACAACTAGACCCTTTCCCTCTGAATCCTTTCCTTTCCATCCTTAAAAATCAATCCAAATCTCTCTAATTCCTCTCCTTTGCTTTCCTTCCCATCCCCTCAATACAAACGGGCCTAGGTGCATGATGAAGTCTTTTTATCTTTTCGGTGATAAAAGGAGGCTTTTGTACGGAAGCTCCCCGGGTAAGACTGAAAATTGTGATGGCTTCACTTcacattaataaaaatcaaaataacaGCATCACATTAATGTAACCCAAACAAGGTTGAGCATGGGCCTAATCTTATACTACTGGAAGCTATCCTATACAACTGAAGGCCATGGGAGGTACAGATATATAGGTACATCAGATTGTTACGAGTTGCTTGTTTCTAGTACTACTGAGTAGACTGATCCAATAAGTGCACCGGAAGCACAGTTTTTGAAGCCTAGAAATGTTGGGCTAACAAGTAGATCCAATCTTAACGGCCCATCCAAATCGAAAGGTAAAGAACGCCCAAACTCCAATTGAGAACCCATAGCCTAATTAACCAGCACTGCCAACTGCCATGTAGCAACGTTTAGGAGGTTGATTAGGGGATTGTAGGTGTGGACTGTGGAACACGTGCACGTGATATCAATTGAGCTGGCTTCGCACTGTCTTCCAACGCGGATTAAAAAGCAAACCCGTCAAAGTAAAGCTAAGCTTTTAGAAAGTAGGACTGATAAAttcacctaaaaaaaaaagataaattcaCCTAAAAATCTTCGATTTTGATGATTATCATTACTGAAATGTACTACTTATTATTAGTATATGAAAATTTTCTCTttataaaaaagttttttttttgttggtcaAAAAATCCTTCACAATCTAGATAATTCCATAAACTGTTCAATGTggagttttttgttttttgaaaccAAATTAGGACGCATTTATCCTTCCAATTAAAGGTATATTAAGATACATTCCGTGTTTAATTCTCTTTAGAGAAAattgttttttctttaaaaaaaaaaaaaaaaaaactcttttgTCCCAGTATCGGCGGTGTCGGCAAGTGCGTACTAACAGCACTACCTGCAAAATTCAATAGCCTTGATTACGACGTAGTATCTTCCCAATCTGACCAGATGAAGTATTGGCTAATGTTTTAACAATGggaaggggggaaaaaattgaagaagaaagattTAAATGGTTCGGTTTGATAAGTGAGTTTTTTTGggtatttgtctaaaattttattatattttactatagaagttgtagaattttttaatattttgaagtgtatagtttaaaaattttaaaaagttttttaagattattgtaactaaaattgttaaaaaatttgtaCTTGACCAAAAACTTGTTTGCCAATTGAGGCGATTATTGTATTTGAATTAAGgatactttttttaaaaaggaaattGAAATACTATCCAAATcattattaaaaaagaaaagaaaatgaaagaaaaatccaacATGATTTAGGAAAGaggcacccaaaaaaaaaaaaaaaaaaaaaactctccccATCCAGGATGCATGTATGTGGGCCTCGTTTTACCTTTTCGATGTCCTTACTAGTTGGGTAACGTCTTCAGCTAATTTGgtgtactctttttttttttttctttttcttaggaGGTATTCTCTGGTTTAATTGCTCAGCATTCCTTTATCTGTTTGCAGTTTATGAATGGTtactatttgatattttaataaaaatatcattattattttgaattgatTCACATgtttattttaaattcaaatgcaataagttacaaaatttgaaatgaattttcaattataAGATCACCATTAAAAAGGATAACTTGTGAGATTTATGTCTTATGTTTGTAATCTATGTAATGATTAGGTTTtaagaatttatttattaaattttgacTATTATACAATGATCTAGaccttttcaaattttgtaactGAAAAATATGACACATTTATTCCATTTAATGGTGGTATTCTAATACTCCTAaaattttagcctataaatagaggtcaCTATCAACTAAGTTTGAAAGACTTTTCTTgctatctcaaaaaaaaaaaaaaactatcttCCTCTCACTTCTATTGGGCATTAGTTAGGTGTTGAGAAGAGATTTAGTTTCTCTAAATTGTGTAGATTTAGTAGAAGCAACAGCATAGACTGGGTTGTTGTATTCCAAAGGCGACGTGCCATCAACCTTTTACACCGGGCATAATCTCGAGAGGAGAGTGAATCGTCTTAATAGAGCAATCTAGTCCGCGCTTTACCTAGCcaaaattactttatttctcCTTCTTTGacatttgttttgcaggttgatCGTGCATATCAAGTTCTAAAGAAACAACAATTTAAGAAGATTCAAGTACCATGGAAGTTGCAATCAATGTCGCAAACGCTACAATTATTGGATTTAGTGATCTCAACAAATCATTTCGCTTTAGTGgactgttgaccttggtcgatcaatccttggttttgatgattaacaaatcaaaatgtagatttggactaatgtttttatgtgagcaatttgttagaacagattcttgtggcacaaaagaagaaacaaaaacagaacactcatgtcggacgtccgaaaggaagctattggacgtccgaaagcatgaagaacatcaagaaggaaactctgtcggacgctcgtgaggaagcatcggacgtccgaaaggatcggacgcatgcctcggacgcacatcgatcgcatcggacgtccgagaaatttcacaaaaatttgatgactctctgacgacgttcggacacagggttcggacgtccgacaggtggttcggacgtccgacaggccaacggctagttttgacagcatttaatatttgaccgttggagagtcttttggtgctatttctcaccttctataaacaccccaaagcacaagaagacacgggacttttgccaacacaaaatacaagcttacaagtgagatttttgagtagaaagattctttgttggttgtataaggggttgggaaagttgggttgtgaggttgctcaagtgaaggttactctctaggaggagtaaaaccttggtgaaggagaacctatcacttgaagtggtaaaaccttggtgaaggttacctcatttgtataaaatagttcttaattgggtgagtgatctttcaagtgtaggttgttgagagTTAACTAgtattgttgtaaaactccttggctcaaccaaagagtgtttggggtgaggaaggagtgagccttcacttgtacatcttggttagcatcgccatctattgaagaggctattggattgatatttggtttgcatttcttatcttttctctttaattaagttttctttattgtgcttaaatttgatatatctttgtgcatcattgggaaattgtttgtactcattgggttgcaccaggccttacaattggtatcagagtttggtctcttttgatcaagtttaaccgcttagagtaaagatcatggcaaccataaaagtttcttttttagaagggcaatctattgatagaccacctatatttaatggttctcattttagtatgtggaaacaaagaatgatgattttcttacaatccgtttatattgaattatggtatgtggtagaagatggtccttatgaaactagaatagttgactctaccaccaatttgagtagattaaagactagacaataattgaatgaaaaagacaagagatacctttctttgaatgccaaggccatgtgtatattgtacaatgcattagatgtaaatgaatctagtaggattaaaggttgtaaatcagctaaagatatttgggataaattgtgtgtatttcatgaaggtaaccaagatattaaagaacaaaagaaatctttgcttgtttctcaatatgaatttttcaaaatgcatcctcttgaaaatgttgataagatgtgtagtagattttgtgacattattgaagatcttaaattgcttggaaaagaatattctttgggtgagaaaaatagaaagattttgaatgccttgccaaaagaatggaaaaacaaaataaatgctatagaagaggcaaaggatttaaattctatgtccattgaatctcttgtggatacactaatctcttatgaattaaagctgaaattcaaagtgcaagaggaagaaaatgcaagaatgtataagagaggcatagcttttaaagcatctcaagtgggggataacccatccttcatgggtaagaaaatcatggaagtggacaatgatataactcctcacatcaaaagtttcaagaagatcttcaacaagagatgttcaagaggagattgcaaaattacatgggatgaatgcaattcaaaaagagaaaaagaatagttggcccaaatggcactaatggccgttggagaagatgagg
The genomic region above belongs to Coffea arabica cultivar ET-39 chromosome 7c, Coffea Arabica ET-39 HiFi, whole genome shotgun sequence and contains:
- the LOC113698218 gene encoding COBRA-like protein 4; this translates as MISPVLAGCFLLLLPFAAAYDPLDPNGNITIKWDVMSWTPDGYVAAVTMNNFQMYRHVMSPGWTLGWTWAKKEVIWTMVGAQTTEQGDCSKFKANIPHCCKKTPTVVDLLPGVPYNQQFTNCCKGGVLSSWGQDPQASVSAFQVSVGQAGTSNKTVKLPKNFTLLGPGPGYTCGPAKVVPPTNFLTPDRRRKTQALMTWNVTCTYSQFLARKHPSCCVSFSSFYNETITPCASCACGCENKKKCIKSDSKLLSVVGINTPRKDNAPLLQCTHHMCPVRVHWHVKINYRDYWRAKIAITNFNYRMNYTQWTLVVQHPNLNNVTEVFSFDYKPLEPYGAINDTGMFYGMKFYNDLLMEAGQFGNVQSEVLLRKDKDTFTLKQGWAFPRKVYFNGDECMMPPPEAYPFLPNSANQNPVRFSTWICSVLTLLIVWIW